A single Streptomyces sp. Edi2 DNA region contains:
- the priA gene encoding bifunctional 1-(5-phosphoribosyl)-5-((5-phosphoribosylamino)methylideneamino)imidazole-4-carboxamide isomerase/phosphoribosylanthranilate isomerase PriA, translating to MPNAAKLELLPAVDVRDGQAVRLVHGESGSETSYGDPLEAALAWQRSGAEWLHLVDLDAAFGTGDNRAQIAEVARSMDIKVELSGGIRDDDTLAAALATGCRRVNLGTAALETPEWVAKVIAEHGDKIAVGLDVRGTTLRGRGWTRDGGDLYETLARLDSEGCARYVVTDINKDGTLQGPNVELLRNVCAATDRPVVASGGVSSLDDLRVLASLVPEGVEGAIVGKALYAKAFTLEEALAAVS from the coding sequence ATGCCGAACGCTGCGAAGCTCGAGCTCCTCCCCGCCGTCGACGTCCGCGACGGCCAGGCCGTCCGCCTCGTGCACGGTGAGTCCGGCTCCGAGACCTCCTACGGCGACCCGCTGGAGGCGGCCCTCGCCTGGCAGCGGTCCGGCGCCGAGTGGCTGCACCTCGTCGACCTCGACGCGGCCTTCGGCACCGGTGACAACCGGGCGCAGATCGCAGAGGTCGCCCGCTCCATGGACATCAAGGTCGAGCTGTCCGGCGGTATCCGCGACGACGACACGCTCGCCGCGGCCCTGGCCACCGGCTGCCGCCGGGTCAACCTCGGCACCGCCGCGCTGGAGACCCCCGAGTGGGTCGCCAAGGTCATCGCCGAGCACGGCGACAAGATCGCGGTCGGCCTGGACGTCCGCGGCACGACCCTGCGCGGCCGCGGTTGGACCCGCGACGGCGGCGACCTCTACGAGACGCTGGCCCGCCTCGACTCCGAGGGCTGCGCCCGCTACGTCGTCACCGACATCAACAAGGACGGCACCCTCCAGGGCCCCAACGTCGAACTGCTCAGGAACGTCTGCGCGGCCACCGACCGGCCCGTGGTCGCCTCCGGCGGTGTCTCCTCGCTCGACGACCTGCGGGTGCTGGCCTCGCTGGTGCCGGAAGGTGTGGAGGGCGCGATCGTCGGCAAGGCGCTCTATGCAAAGGCGTTCACCCTCGAAGAGGCGCTGGCAGCAGTGTCGTAA
- the hisH gene encoding imidazole glycerol phosphate synthase subunit HisH, translating to MELTPSASRKNVVVFDYGFGNVRSAERALAHVGADVEITRDFDRALNAEGLLVPGVGAFAACMAGLKEARGDWLVGRRLAGGRPVMGICVGMQILFGRGIEHGVETEGLDEWPGTVGPLKAEVVPHMGWNTVEAPGDSQLFAGLPADARYYFVHSYAVHDWELEVGNPHLTAPTVTWATHGERFVAAVENGPLWATQFHPEKSGDAGAQLLTNWIETL from the coding sequence ATGGAATTGACCCCCTCGGCATCCCGTAAGAACGTCGTCGTCTTCGACTACGGCTTCGGCAACGTCCGTTCCGCCGAGCGCGCCCTGGCCCACGTCGGCGCCGACGTGGAGATCACCCGGGACTTCGACCGGGCGCTGAACGCCGAGGGGCTGCTGGTCCCCGGCGTCGGCGCGTTCGCCGCCTGCATGGCCGGGCTCAAGGAGGCCCGCGGCGACTGGCTCGTCGGACGCCGGCTGGCCGGCGGACGCCCCGTGATGGGCATCTGCGTCGGCATGCAGATCCTCTTCGGCCGCGGCATCGAGCACGGCGTCGAGACCGAGGGCCTGGACGAGTGGCCCGGCACGGTCGGCCCGCTCAAGGCCGAGGTCGTCCCGCACATGGGCTGGAACACCGTCGAGGCCCCCGGGGACTCGCAGCTCTTCGCCGGGCTGCCCGCCGACGCCCGCTACTACTTCGTGCACTCCTACGCGGTGCACGACTGGGAGCTGGAGGTCGGCAACCCGCACCTCACCGCGCCGACGGTCACCTGGGCCACGCACGGCGAGCGGTTCGTGGCCGCGGTCGAGAACGGCCCGCTGTGGGCCACCCAGTTCCACCCCGAGAAGTCCGGCGACGCCGGTGCCCAGCTCCTGACCAATTGGATCGAGACCCTGTAA
- the hisB gene encoding imidazoleglycerol-phosphate dehydratase HisB codes for MTRVGRVERTTKETSVLVEIDLDGRGEVEVSTGVGFYDHMLDQLGRHGLFDLKVKTDGDLHIDTHHTIEDTALALGAAFKQALGDKSGIYRFGNCTVPLDESLAQVTVDLSGRPYLVHTEPENMAPMIGSYDTTMTRHIFESFVAQAQIALHIHVPYGRNAHHIVECQFKALARALRYASERDPRAAGIIPSTKGAL; via the coding sequence ATGACCCGCGTAGGACGCGTGGAGCGTACGACCAAGGAAACCTCCGTCCTCGTCGAGATCGACCTCGACGGCAGGGGCGAGGTGGAGGTATCGACCGGTGTGGGCTTCTACGACCACATGCTCGACCAGCTCGGCCGGCACGGCCTGTTCGACCTCAAGGTCAAGACCGACGGCGATCTGCACATCGACACCCACCACACCATCGAGGACACCGCGCTGGCCCTGGGCGCCGCGTTCAAGCAGGCCCTCGGTGACAAGTCCGGTATCTACCGCTTCGGCAACTGCACCGTCCCGCTGGACGAATCGCTCGCGCAGGTGACCGTGGACCTCTCCGGCCGTCCGTACCTGGTGCACACCGAGCCGGAGAACATGGCGCCGATGATCGGCAGCTACGACACGACCATGACCCGGCACATCTTCGAGTCGTTCGTCGCCCAGGCCCAGATAGCGCTGCACATCCACGTCCCGTACGGCCGCAACGCCCACCACATCGTGGAGTGCCAGTTCAAGGCGCTGGCCCGCGCCCTGCGCTACGCCAGCGAGCGTGATCCGCGCGCGGCCGGGATCATTCCTTCCACCAAGGGAGCCCTGTAG
- a CDS encoding histidinol-phosphate transaminase produces the protein MEGPAEQVSRHVTRIDDLPIRDELRGKSPYGAPQLDVPVRLNTNENPYPLPEPLVERIAERVTEAARRLNRYPDRDAVELRTELARYLTRTGGHEVTADRVWAANGSNEVIQQLLQTFGGPGRSALGFEPSYSMHGLISRGTGTGWISGPRNDDFTIDVEAARAVIAEQRPDVVFICSPNNPTGTAVGEATVLALYEAAQAARADGAGALVVVDEAYGEFSHRPSLLPLIEGRPNLVVSRTMSKAFGAAGLRLGYLAADPAVVDAVQLVRLPYHLSSVTQATALAALEHTDTLLKYVEQLKTERDRLVTELRAAGCQVVDSDANFVQFGLFEDAHATWQAILDHGVLVRDNGVPGWLRVTAGTPAENDAFLDAVRAVLKESKR, from the coding sequence ATGGAAGGTCCCGCAGAGCAAGTGAGCAGGCACGTGACCAGGATCGACGATCTCCCCATCCGGGACGAGCTGCGCGGCAAGTCCCCCTACGGCGCACCGCAGCTGGACGTCCCGGTGCGTCTGAACACCAACGAGAACCCCTACCCGCTGCCCGAGCCGCTGGTCGAGCGGATCGCCGAGCGGGTGACCGAGGCCGCCCGCCGCCTCAACCGCTACCCCGACCGGGACGCGGTCGAGCTGCGCACCGAGCTGGCCCGCTACCTCACCCGCACCGGCGGCCACGAGGTCACCGCCGACCGGGTCTGGGCCGCCAACGGCTCCAACGAGGTCATCCAGCAGCTGCTGCAGACCTTCGGCGGCCCCGGCCGCAGCGCCCTCGGCTTCGAGCCGTCGTACTCCATGCACGGGCTGATCTCCCGCGGCACGGGCACCGGCTGGATCTCCGGCCCGCGCAATGACGACTTCACCATCGACGTCGAGGCGGCCAGGGCGGTCATCGCCGAACAGCGCCCCGATGTCGTCTTCATCTGCTCGCCGAACAACCCGACCGGCACCGCCGTCGGGGAAGCGACCGTGCTCGCGCTGTACGAGGCGGCGCAGGCGGCCCGGGCGGACGGGGCCGGCGCCCTGGTGGTGGTCGACGAGGCCTACGGCGAGTTCAGCCACCGGCCCTCGCTGCTGCCGCTGATCGAGGGCCGGCCGAATCTGGTGGTCTCCCGGACCATGTCCAAGGCCTTCGGCGCCGCCGGACTGCGGCTGGGCTACCTCGCCGCCGACCCCGCCGTGGTCGACGCGGTGCAGCTGGTCCGGCTCCCGTACCACCTCTCGTCCGTCACCCAGGCCACCGCGCTCGCCGCGCTGGAGCACACCGACACCCTCCTGAAGTACGTCGAGCAGCTCAAGACCGAGCGGGACCGCCTGGTCACCGAGCTGCGGGCGGCCGGCTGCCAGGTCGTCGACTCCGACGCCAACTTCGTGCAGTTCGGTCTCTTCGAGGATGCGCATGCCACCTGGCAGGCGATCCTCGACCACGGCGTGCTGGTCCGGGACAACGGCGTACCGGGCTGGCTGCGGGTCACCGCCGGCACCCCGGCCGAGAACGACGCGTTCCTCGACGCGGTTCGCGCAGTACTGAAGGAGAGCAAGCGATGA
- the hisD gene encoding histidinol dehydrogenase, translating to MISRIDLRGDALPEGGALRDLLPRAEFDVEAALEKVRPICEDVRHRGTAALIDYARRFDGVEIERVRVPAEALRDALDALDPAVRAALEESIRRARIVHREQRRTDVTTKVVPGGTVTERWVPVERVGLYVPGGLAVYPSSVVMNVVPAQEAGVTGIAVTSPPQKEFGGRPHPTILAACALLGVDEVYAAGGAQAIAMFAYGTEECLPVNLVTGPGNIYVASAKRLLKGRIGIDAEAGPTEIAVLADATADPEHVAADLISQAEHDTLAAAVLVTDSTELADAVEDALKQQVGATKHIERITEALAGRQSAVVLVDGIDEGLRVVDAYGAEHLEIQTADASAVAARVRNAGAVFVGPWAPVSLGDYCAGSNHVLPTGGCACHSSGLSVQSFLRGIHVVDYSRDALAEVTHHVVTLAEAEDLPAHGAALKARFEWKVPQSK from the coding sequence GTGATCTCCCGAATCGATCTGCGCGGTGACGCCCTCCCCGAGGGCGGCGCCCTGCGCGACCTGCTGCCCCGTGCCGAGTTCGACGTGGAAGCCGCCCTGGAGAAGGTGCGGCCCATCTGCGAGGACGTACGCCATCGCGGCACCGCGGCGCTGATCGATTACGCGCGGCGGTTCGACGGCGTCGAGATCGAGCGCGTACGGGTGCCCGCCGAGGCGCTGCGCGACGCCCTGGACGCGCTGGACCCGGCCGTGCGCGCCGCCCTGGAGGAGTCGATCCGGCGTGCCCGGATCGTCCACCGCGAGCAGCGCCGCACCGACGTCACGACCAAGGTCGTCCCCGGTGGCACGGTCACCGAACGCTGGGTCCCCGTCGAGCGGGTGGGCCTCTACGTCCCCGGCGGCCTCGCGGTCTACCCGTCGTCCGTCGTCATGAACGTCGTCCCCGCGCAGGAGGCCGGCGTCACGGGCATCGCCGTCACCTCCCCGCCGCAGAAGGAGTTCGGCGGCCGGCCGCACCCGACCATCCTCGCCGCCTGCGCCCTGCTCGGCGTCGACGAGGTCTACGCCGCCGGCGGTGCCCAGGCCATCGCGATGTTCGCGTACGGCACCGAGGAGTGCCTGCCGGTCAACCTGGTCACGGGCCCCGGCAACATCTACGTCGCCTCCGCCAAGCGCCTCCTCAAGGGCCGGATCGGCATCGACGCCGAGGCCGGGCCCACCGAGATCGCGGTGCTCGCGGACGCCACCGCCGACCCCGAGCACGTCGCCGCCGACCTGATCAGCCAGGCCGAGCACGACACCCTCGCCGCCGCCGTCCTGGTCACCGACTCCACCGAGCTCGCCGACGCCGTCGAGGACGCGCTCAAGCAGCAGGTCGGGGCCACCAAGCACATCGAGCGGATCACCGAGGCGCTGGCCGGGCGGCAGTCCGCCGTCGTCCTCGTCGACGGCATCGACGAAGGCCTCAGGGTCGTGGACGCCTACGGCGCCGAGCACCTGGAGATCCAGACCGCCGACGCCTCCGCCGTCGCTGCCCGGGTCCGCAACGCCGGCGCGGTCTTCGTCGGCCCCTGGGCCCCGGTCTCGCTCGGCGACTACTGCGCCGGCTCCAACCACGTCCTGCCCACCGGCGGCTGCGCCTGCCACTCCTCCGGCCTGTCCGTGCAGTCCTTCCTGCGCGGCATCCATGTCGTGGACTACTCCCGCGACGCGCTGGCCGAGGTCACCCACCATGTGGTGACCCTCGCCGAGGCCGAAGACCTCCCGGCCCACGGCGCCGCGCTGAAGGCCAGGTTCGAATGGAAGGTCCCGCAGAGCAAGTGA
- a CDS encoding oxidoreductase, with the protein MTEPGDGDAPADLQLTSAEWSMWQAFRNGSTCDLHIGDPARDDPHGQHLWGPERRVRARVVALLLLDGPPPQPGRVSALELTGAYITDTLDLAGGTIKPFVELRDCRFEAEVVLPESRFTTLRLVNCAIPRLEAARLHTEGDLHLPRCVVHSGVRLTDAHIGTDLMLNQTVVHKDRQGRSITADGMTVAQDLQAEMMESYGELSLRGATIGVSLSLRGSRLSNPFGRRALNAPQLTVERTLYLTAAGLANSPFSSSATPPYGTAHTPSRGTRMQRFECEGGMRLDDGRFGDAVDFEHARFIMESDQELSLRRIQTPELRFLCDRPQRGRVILSGARVVNLIDKSASWPGLGGLWMAGFAYETLIPRGPFPLALRLQWVAAATPEYAPEPYEMLAASLRTTGEDSEAREVLLAKQRRRRETLPLAAKAWGFLQDWTVAYGYRPGRAAVWMAILWAIGTLYFSTYPPPPLKAGEAPPWNPYLYSLDLLLPVIDLNQGAAWKPGGGAQWAAALLILAGWVLATTVAAGASRLLRRQ; encoded by the coding sequence GTGACCGAGCCCGGGGACGGCGACGCACCCGCCGACCTGCAGCTGACATCGGCGGAATGGAGCATGTGGCAGGCCTTCCGCAACGGCAGCACCTGCGATCTGCACATCGGCGACCCGGCGCGCGACGATCCGCACGGACAGCATCTGTGGGGCCCCGAGCGCCGGGTGCGGGCCAGGGTCGTGGCGTTACTGCTGCTCGACGGGCCGCCACCGCAACCGGGCCGGGTCTCCGCGCTCGAGCTCACCGGCGCGTACATCACGGACACTCTCGACCTTGCGGGCGGCACGATCAAGCCATTCGTGGAGCTGCGGGACTGCCGCTTCGAGGCCGAGGTGGTGCTGCCGGAGAGCCGGTTCACCACACTGCGGCTGGTGAACTGTGCGATACCCCGGCTGGAGGCGGCCCGGCTGCACACCGAGGGCGATCTCCATCTGCCGCGCTGTGTGGTGCACTCCGGCGTCCGGCTCACCGACGCGCACATCGGCACGGACCTGATGCTCAACCAGACCGTGGTGCACAAGGACCGGCAGGGCCGGTCCATCACGGCGGACGGGATGACCGTCGCCCAGGACCTGCAGGCCGAGATGATGGAGTCCTACGGAGAGCTGTCGCTGCGCGGCGCCACCATCGGCGTGTCGCTGAGCCTGCGCGGCAGCCGGCTGAGCAACCCCTTCGGCAGGCGGGCGCTGAACGCCCCCCAGCTGACCGTCGAGCGCACCCTCTACCTCACCGCCGCGGGCCTGGCCAACTCCCCGTTCTCCAGCAGCGCCACTCCCCCGTACGGCACCGCCCACACCCCCTCGCGCGGCACCCGGATGCAGCGCTTCGAGTGCGAGGGCGGGATGCGGCTGGACGACGGGCGGTTCGGCGACGCGGTCGACTTTGAACACGCCCGCTTCATCATGGAGTCCGACCAGGAGCTGTCGCTGCGCCGCATCCAGACGCCCGAGCTGCGCTTCCTGTGCGACCGGCCGCAGCGCGGCCGGGTGATCCTCTCCGGTGCCCGGGTCGTCAACCTCATCGACAAGTCGGCGAGCTGGCCGGGGCTCGGCGGGCTGTGGATGGCCGGCTTCGCCTACGAGACGCTGATCCCGCGCGGCCCCTTCCCGCTGGCGCTGCGGCTGCAATGGGTGGCCGCGGCGACCCCGGAGTACGCGCCCGAGCCGTACGAGATGCTCGCCGCCTCGCTGCGCACCACCGGCGAGGACTCCGAAGCCCGCGAGGTCCTGCTGGCCAAGCAGCGGCGGCGCCGCGAGACGCTGCCGCTGGCGGCCAAGGCCTGGGGGTTCCTGCAGGACTGGACGGTGGCCTACGGCTACCGCCCGGGGCGGGCCGCGGTGTGGATGGCCATCCTGTGGGCCATCGGCACGCTCTACTTCTCGACGTACCCGCCGCCGCCCCTCAAGGCGGGCGAGGCGCCGCCGTGGAATCCGTACCTCTACTCCCTGGACCTGCTGCTGCCGGTGATCGACCTCAATCAGGGCGCCGCCTGGAAGCCGGGCGGCGGCGCGCAGTGGGCGGCCGCCCTGCTGATCCTGGCGGGCTGGGTGCTCGCCACGACGGTCGCGGCGGGTGCGTCGCGGCTCCTGAGGCGGCAATAG
- a CDS encoding LON peptidase substrate-binding domain-containing protein — protein sequence MTSLRLPLFPLNSVLFPGLVLPLNVFEARYRAMMRDLSAVSEDDRRFAVIAIRDGREVAPTAQGMPDDVTLPSADGPAAGFGDDPVQAFHAVGCIADAATIREKSSDDDTGYEVLATGTTRFRLLSVDASGPYLTGELEELEDGEGEGAGALASGVVRAFRTYQKRLAWANERTLSSGQDLPADPSVLSYLVAAAAVLDVPAKQRLLEAPDTASRLGQELKLLRQESALLGKLPSLPAVDLTRQPTSPN from the coding sequence GTGACCTCCCTGCGCCTACCGCTCTTCCCGCTGAACTCGGTGCTGTTCCCGGGACTCGTGCTCCCGCTGAACGTCTTCGAGGCGCGGTACCGGGCGATGATGCGTGATCTGAGCGCGGTGTCCGAGGACGACCGCCGCTTCGCCGTGATCGCGATCCGGGACGGCCGCGAGGTCGCCCCCACCGCGCAGGGCATGCCGGACGATGTCACCCTGCCGTCCGCGGACGGCCCCGCGGCGGGCTTCGGCGACGACCCGGTGCAGGCGTTCCACGCCGTGGGGTGTATCGCCGACGCGGCGACCATCCGGGAGAAGTCCTCCGACGACGACACCGGCTACGAGGTCCTTGCCACCGGCACCACCCGCTTCCGGCTGCTGTCGGTGGACGCCTCGGGGCCGTATCTGACCGGCGAGCTGGAGGAGCTGGAGGACGGCGAGGGAGAGGGCGCCGGCGCGCTCGCCTCGGGCGTCGTACGGGCCTTCCGTACCTACCAGAAGCGGCTGGCCTGGGCGAACGAGCGGACCCTGTCGAGCGGGCAGGACCTACCCGCCGATCCCTCGGTGCTGTCGTATCTCGTCGCCGCGGCGGCCGTACTGGACGTCCCCGCCAAGCAGCGGCTGCTGGAGGCGCCGGACACCGCGTCCCGGCTGGGGCAGGAGCTGAAACTCCTTCGCCAGGAGTCGGCGCTGCTCGGTAAGCTCCCGTCGCTGCCGGCCGTGGATCTGACCCGGCAGCCGACCAGCCCCAACTGA
- the ybaK gene encoding Cys-tRNA(Pro) deacylase encodes MAKKSRKSVGTPATVALTTAGVPFTTHSYEHDPAAPSYGEEAAQALGVAPDQVFKTLLADVDGALTVAVVPVSGSLDLKALAAAVGGKRATMADPAAAERSTGYVRGGISPLGQRKRLPTVVDASAEGRPTVCVSAGRRGLEVELSPEDLVALTGARLAPIARD; translated from the coding sequence GTGGCGAAGAAGTCCAGGAAATCCGTCGGCACCCCGGCCACGGTCGCCCTCACGACGGCGGGCGTCCCGTTCACCACGCATTCCTACGAGCACGATCCGGCCGCGCCGTCGTACGGCGAGGAGGCCGCCCAGGCTCTCGGGGTCGCGCCCGACCAGGTGTTCAAGACGCTGCTGGCGGATGTCGACGGCGCGTTGACGGTGGCCGTGGTCCCGGTGTCGGGGTCGTTGGACCTCAAGGCGCTGGCGGCCGCGGTGGGCGGCAAGCGGGCCACGATGGCCGACCCGGCGGCGGCCGAACGCAGCACCGGCTACGTCCGGGGCGGGATCTCCCCGCTGGGGCAGCGCAAGCGGCTGCCCACGGTCGTGGACGCCTCGGCAGAGGGCCGGCCGACGGTCTGTGTGTCGGCGGGGCGGCGGGGGCTGGAGGTCGAGCTGTCGCCGGAGGACCTGGTGGCGCTCACGGGGGCGCGCCTCGCGCCGATCGCCCGCGACTGA
- a CDS encoding ABC transporter permease codes for MTAPLTPPDNQPPDEPQHPEAAPVADHGGPVGPELARELREGALIALVVAVTGVLLGLLWNWLAPHIPLIADTRNVYLKNTEGEEAIGADGTFVLLSLGFGVLTTAAVFLFRRRGGIPLVVALVVGGLLGAVLGWMTGMWLGPTPDVAAHARQVGPGVSFSGPLRLQAKGALLAWPIAAMLTQLALTGLFGPRDPEPEAPHWPGEQHGDHHDDQHGGDRHHDDRHGDDHLHGDDQHGGDRHGGDHRDAHGKHPGQQPPAAG; via the coding sequence GTGACCGCACCGCTGACGCCCCCCGACAACCAACCGCCCGACGAGCCGCAGCACCCCGAGGCCGCGCCCGTCGCCGACCACGGCGGCCCGGTCGGCCCCGAGCTGGCCCGTGAGCTGCGCGAGGGCGCGCTGATCGCGCTCGTGGTCGCGGTGACCGGTGTGCTGCTCGGCCTGCTGTGGAACTGGCTCGCACCGCACATCCCGCTGATCGCGGACACCCGCAACGTCTACCTCAAGAACACCGAGGGCGAAGAGGCGATCGGCGCGGACGGCACCTTCGTCCTGCTGTCCCTCGGCTTCGGGGTGCTCACCACCGCCGCGGTCTTCCTCTTCCGCCGGCGTGGCGGGATTCCGCTGGTCGTGGCGCTGGTCGTGGGCGGACTGCTCGGCGCGGTGCTGGGCTGGATGACCGGCATGTGGCTGGGCCCCACCCCGGACGTGGCCGCACACGCCAGGCAGGTCGGCCCCGGGGTGTCCTTCAGCGGCCCGCTGCGGCTGCAGGCCAAGGGCGCGCTGCTGGCCTGGCCGATCGCCGCGATGCTCACCCAGCTCGCGCTGACCGGCCTGTTCGGACCGCGCGACCCGGAGCCGGAGGCACCGCACTGGCCCGGGGAGCAGCACGGGGACCACCACGACGATCAGCATGGCGGCGACCGGCACCACGACGACCGGCACGGCGACGATCATCTGCACGGGGACGATCAACACGGCGGCGACCGGCACGGCGGCGACCACCGCGATGCTCACGGGAAGCACCCCGGACAGCAGCCGCCCGCCGCGGGCTGA
- a CDS encoding ABC transporter permease, with amino-acid sequence MQAAAGAAPEAGARPEEAAAPLAPRARLVPALAAVYRAQLSRARVARIPLLFVATFQSIGIMVLLRGVVDGGDPARSVVSGSSVLVVAFVALNLLAQYFGQLRAGGGLDHYATLPVPPAAVVLGAAGAYASFTVPGTVVTAVTGCVLFQLPMAHLWVLAAVLPLAGAALAGLGAALGLLAPRPELATLCGQLGMSAALLLGVLPAERMPEMIGWARDLLPSTYGVEALARSFDPHPDWVAVGADLGVCAAVGVLSLAVATWAYRRAAAR; translated from the coding sequence GTGCAGGCGGCGGCCGGGGCGGCCCCGGAAGCCGGGGCACGGCCCGAGGAGGCCGCCGCGCCGCTGGCGCCGCGCGCCCGCCTGGTGCCCGCGCTGGCGGCCGTCTACCGCGCCCAGCTCTCCCGGGCCCGGGTCGCACGGATCCCGCTGCTGTTCGTCGCCACCTTCCAGTCCATCGGGATCATGGTCCTGCTGCGCGGGGTGGTCGACGGCGGCGATCCGGCCCGGTCCGTGGTGTCCGGCTCCAGCGTGCTGGTCGTCGCCTTCGTGGCGCTCAATCTCCTCGCCCAGTACTTCGGCCAGCTGCGGGCCGGCGGCGGGCTCGACCACTACGCGACGCTGCCGGTGCCGCCGGCCGCCGTGGTGCTCGGCGCGGCCGGCGCGTACGCCTCGTTCACCGTGCCCGGGACGGTGGTCACCGCGGTCACCGGCTGTGTGCTCTTCCAGCTGCCGATGGCCCACCTGTGGGTGCTGGCCGCCGTGCTCCCGCTCGCCGGGGCGGCGCTGGCCGGTCTCGGCGCGGCCCTCGGCCTGCTCGCGCCCCGCCCCGAACTCGCCACGCTCTGCGGCCAGTTGGGGATGTCGGCGGCGCTGCTGCTGGGTGTGCTGCCGGCCGAGCGGATGCCCGAGATGATCGGCTGGGCCCGTGATCTGCTGCCCTCGACCTACGGGGTGGAGGCGCTGGCACGCAGCTTCGACCCGCATCCCGACTGGGTCGCGGTCGGCGCCGACCTGGGCGTCTGCGCGGCCGTCGGGGTGCTCTCGCTGGCCGTCGCCACCTGGGCGTACCGCCGGGCGGCCGCCCGATGA
- a CDS encoding ABC transporter ATP-binding protein, which translates to MRGRRGAARPSAVRANDGITLDVHRGEIFGLLGPNGAGKSTLVRQLTGLLRPDSGSISVLGHDLVRHPERASRLLGYLGQESTALDEMTVALAVETTGRLRGLGAREARAERDDVIGELGLADLTGRALKKLSGGQRRLACLATALIGERPLLVLDEPTTGMDPVARRAVWAAVDRRRAERGATVVLVTHNVLEAESVLDRVAVIDRGRVIACDTPGGLKEMVSDEVRLELVWRDRPPLEVPEVAALEAAAHTSGRRWTLRLPADRARSAVAAVTAGPAFAALDDFTLATPSLEDVYLALGGRAEGLVKA; encoded by the coding sequence ATGCGCGGGCGCCGCGGGGCGGCACGGCCGTCCGCCGTACGCGCCAACGACGGCATCACCCTGGACGTGCACCGCGGCGAGATCTTCGGGCTGCTCGGCCCCAACGGAGCCGGCAAGTCCACCCTGGTCCGCCAGCTGACCGGACTGCTGCGCCCGGACTCCGGCAGCATCTCCGTACTGGGCCACGACCTGGTGCGCCACCCGGAGCGGGCCTCCCGGCTGCTGGGCTACCTGGGCCAGGAGTCCACCGCCCTGGACGAGATGACCGTCGCGCTGGCGGTGGAGACCACCGGCCGGCTGCGCGGCCTCGGTGCCCGTGAGGCGCGCGCCGAGCGGGACGACGTGATCGGCGAGCTGGGGCTCGCGGACCTCACCGGACGGGCGCTGAAGAAGCTGTCCGGCGGGCAGCGGCGGCTGGCCTGCCTGGCCACCGCGCTGATCGGCGAGCGGCCGCTGCTGGTGCTGGACGAGCCGACCACCGGGATGGACCCGGTCGCCCGGCGCGCCGTGTGGGCCGCGGTGGACCGGCGCCGGGCCGAGCGCGGCGCCACGGTGGTGCTGGTGACCCACAACGTCCTGGAGGCCGAGAGCGTGCTCGACCGGGTCGCGGTGATCGACCGGGGCCGGGTCATCGCCTGCGACACGCCCGGCGGGCTGAAGGAAATGGTGAGCGACGAGGTCCGGCTGGAGCTGGTGTGGCGCGACCGCCCGCCGCTGGAGGTGCCCGAGGTCGCCGCCCTCGAAGCCGCCGCGCACACCTCGGGACGTCGCTGGACCCTGCGCCTGCCCGCCGACCGGGCCCGTTCCGCCGTCGCCGCGGTCACCGCGGGCCCCGCCTTCGCGGCCCTGGACGATTTCACGCTGGCCACGCCCAGCCTGGAGGATGTGTACCTCGCCCTGGGGGGCCGGGCGGAGGGACTGGTCAAGGCGTGA